The region CGCATCTATTAATAAACTCGATCCTTATCGAACTGATGCTTTACTAAAACGAGGTTTTTTGCTGAGTTTAGCTGTAGAAAAATGGAGTCAGCAAGGATTATGGATTATGGGACGAGGTGACCCGAACTATCCGAAGCGTCTTAAAGATAGATTAAAGCAAAAATCTCCCCCCATTCTCTATGGAGTGGGACAACAGAATTTATTGGAAAGAGGCGGTTTGGCAATTGTCGGTTCTCGTAATATTAGTCAAGAAGAAATTGACTATACTCATCAAGTGACCAAGATTTGTACCCACCAGAATATCCAAGTTATTTCTGGTGGAGCGCGTGGGATCGATCAGACCTCAATGTTAGCAACCTTACAAGCATCAGGAACAGTCCTTGGAGTTTTGGCCGATAGTTTAATTAAGACTGCTCTGAATAAAAAATACCGTAGTTCTATTGCTGAAGGTAGATTGACCTTACTTTCTCCTTACGATCCCGATGCTGGCTTTCATATCGGTAATGCCATGGGTCGAAATAAATATATTTATGCTTTAGCTGATTATGCGTTGGTCGTCACTTCTAATTATGAACAAGGAGGAACTTGGGCAGGAGCAAAAGAAGCACTAGAAAAAATAAAAGAAGTTCCTGTTTTTGTTAAAGTTGAGAATTCTATACCGGAAGGAAATAAAAAACTTATTGATAAGGGAGCGAAATGTTTTCCAGTGCTCTCTTCTTCTTTATTCAGTCAACTGCTAAATCGAGACTTAGAGCTGCTTCCTGAAGAAAAAGTAGATGGAGAGAAAAGCCAGCAAGAAGATTCTCCAACTCAGGATCAATATGAAGTCACTGAAGATAATTTAAGGCAACCTAAAGATATCTATGAAGCAGTTTTACCGTTTATCCTGGAACCCCTAAATCAACCTCTCGATCTCAAATCTCTTGTTGAACGTTTGCAGGTCAGACAAGGGCAACTTCAAGATTGGTTAAAGAGAGCTGAGGAAGAGGGAAAGGTGAAAAAAACAAAGAAACCTGTACGGTATGTGGTTAATCTTGAAGAGAGTCAACTGTCTTTACTCCCAAAGTCTGAATCTATAGATCAAGGCAATAGGCAATAGGCAATAGGGAAAACTGGATCTTCCTCTATTTCTCTGTGTATTTATTAAAAAAATCCTGAATTTTTCTTCCATTCCCCCAATGTATGCTACTCCTAGCAAGCAAGCATTTGTCTTAACGAATGCTTAAAAGAAGATTAAATCTAAAGAGGTGAAAGATGTGTTTAGCAGTGCCTGGAAAACTTATTAGCATCTCTGGTGAAGATCCCCTGACAAAAATGGGTCGCGTCAGCTTTGGAGGTGTCATTAAAGAAGTCAGTTTAGCCTATGTCCCTGAAGCCCAGATCCATGACTATGTATTGGTTCACGTCGGTTTTGCCCTATCGATTGTCGATCAAAATGAAGCTGAACAAACCTTAACTGATTTACAACAAATTAATACATTCAGTTAAATAAGATTAAGAACCCATTCCAAACTGTAGGAACTTACTACATGATCGGATCGGAAAAGAATTGACTGGACTAGGAACCAAACAAATTACCCGAAAATAATCTCTGCACAATCCTAGGGTTTGCACCATTGAACTTCTCAGGAGAGTGCAAGTTTTCACCCCGATAAAATTCCGATCGAGAAAAACAATGAAATGGTTGTTTTGACTCTCGAAATTAGACCCCCAACCTAGGGAAAAAGGTCAACAGCCGCTGAGCTGTATCCATTCATCTTCAGTCGTAGACCGAAAGGACTTTCTTACCTATGAACACCAAAAACTATGCAACACTAGACGGCAACGAGGCAGTGGCCCGTGTTGCGTACAAACTCAACGAAGTCATTGCCATTTATCCCATTACTCCTTCCTCTCCGATGGGAGAATGGGCAGATGCCTGGATGTCGGAGGGGCGGCCGAACCTATGGGGAACCGTACCCTCAGTGGTAGAAATGCAAAGTGAAGGAGGAGCCGCAGGAGCAGTCCATGGATCGCTACAGGGGGGGTCTTTAACAACGACCTTTACCGCATCTCAAGGATTGCTGCTCATGATTCCCAACCTCTACAAAATTGCTGGGGAACTGACGGCAGCCGTATTGCATGTGGCAGCTCGTTCGATCGCCGCTCAAGCTCTCTCGATTTTCGGGGATCATTCTGACGTAATGGCGACGCGTGCTACCGGTTGCGCTTTGCTGGCTTCGGCATCGATACAAGAAGCTCATGACTTAGCGCTGGTGGCTCAAGCGGCTTCCCTTAAATCCCGTGTGCCCTTCATCCACTTCTTCGACGGTTTTCGGACTTCCCACGAAGTGCAAAAGATTGAACTGCTCGAAGAGAGCGTCCTGCGGGCAATTATTGACGATCGCACCGTCTACGACCATCGATCGCGCGGCCTAACCCCCGATCGCCCCGCTCTGCGCGGAACGGCTCAAAATCCCGATGTTTACTTCCAAGCCAGAGAAAGCGTCAACCCCTTCTATGATGTCTGCGCCGAAGAAGTGCAGAAAGCCATGGATCAGTTCGCTGAACTAACGGGACGCAGATATCAACCCTACGAATACCACGGCGCACCCGATGCCGAGCGCATTATCATTCTCATGGGTTCCGGTTGTGAAACCGCTCATGAAACCATTGATTATCTGGTGGCTCAAGGGGAAAAAGTG is a window of Roseofilum reptotaenium CS-1145 DNA encoding:
- a CDS encoding DNA-processing protein DprA — translated: MENHLLSLDTQAILLLCASFGEDRLSFPQPLTLSEYNTLVTWLKENKMRPGDLLNTIGKDKLENASINKLDPYRTDALLKRGFLLSLAVEKWSQQGLWIMGRGDPNYPKRLKDRLKQKSPPILYGVGQQNLLERGGLAIVGSRNISQEEIDYTHQVTKICTHQNIQVISGGARGIDQTSMLATLQASGTVLGVLADSLIKTALNKKYRSSIAEGRLTLLSPYDPDAGFHIGNAMGRNKYIYALADYALVVTSNYEQGGTWAGAKEALEKIKEVPVFVKVENSIPEGNKKLIDKGAKCFPVLSSSLFSQLLNRDLELLPEEKVDGEKSQQEDSPTQDQYEVTEDNLRQPKDIYEAVLPFILEPLNQPLDLKSLVERLQVRQGQLQDWLKRAEEEGKVKKTKKPVRYVVNLEESQLSLLPKSESIDQGNRQ
- a CDS encoding HypC/HybG/HupF family hydrogenase formation chaperone — encoded protein: MCLAVPGKLISISGEDPLTKMGRVSFGGVIKEVSLAYVPEAQIHDYVLVHVGFALSIVDQNEAEQTLTDLQQINTFS